One Polypterus senegalus isolate Bchr_013 chromosome 10, ASM1683550v1, whole genome shotgun sequence DNA segment encodes these proteins:
- the LOC120536248 gene encoding uncharacterized protein LOC120536248, translated as MDLTFSLRRKEIVMDEPLVSVVQQRWPGLFIEQQVYAEFYRITQVQLKETFLTSLDKYSTALIKMYRANGGKTAHELKSLLELLDEQTMDVTTHKRATVLQGLPLYLREYKKLSTTCHDTDSLQIYTNEMKIGILEVVRHHETHPGAAPMNVAVVIEGQVVIEELVDFTTAFVILVGLLYALNIQYPKELKYTFETVQKVFLNIGDSYSHRVLSLKNMLRKC; from the exons ATGGACCTCACTTTTTCCCTGAGAAGAAAGGAGATTGTCATGGATGAACCACTGGTCTCTGTAGTCCAACAGAGATGGCCAGGCCTTTTCATAGAGCAACAG GTATATGCAGAATTTTATCGCATTACCCAGGTGCAATTGaaagaaacatttctgacatccttggacaagTATTCGACAGCTCTGATCAAAATGTACAGAGCAAATGGAGGCAAGACAGCACATGAATTGAAATCACTTTTAGAATTACTAGATGAACAG ACAATGGATGTTACCACACACAAGAGGGCAACGGTTCTACAAGGACTACCTCTGTACTTAAGAGAATACAAGAAGTTATCAACAACATGTCAT GATACAGACTCCCttcaaatatatacaaatgaaatgaagataGGAATATTGGAGGTTGTGAGGCACCATGAGACCCATCCGGGAGCTGCACCAATGAATGTGGCTGTGGTGATAGAAGGTCAAGTAGTAATTGAAGAGCTTGTTGACTTCACAACTGCATTTGTCATACTTGTTGGTCTTCTGTATGCTCTAAACATTCAATACCCAAAAGAACTGAAATACACTTTTGAAACAGTGCAGAAGGTGTTTCTAAATATTGGAGACTCATACTCACATAGAGTATTGTCACTCAAAAATATGCTGCGCAAATGTTAG